A window from Roseburia sp. 499 encodes these proteins:
- a CDS encoding DUF4340 domain-containing protein, whose amino-acid sequence MDGQKKQFIGICVLVIVCVAAYFGLKTYNEKAAEQEQKEEESKKIEAVSIDKDAVKSFSYQIDGNTITFEKEEYTWYYQPDHSINIDQDAISEMLDAVTAVTAEEKLENVEDTSEYGFDSPTNVLTFTMEDGTRTITIGMQNEITSEYYIMDNNSSAIYVVETNLNTTFSKSVEDVTAEEEETEDTTDTTGE is encoded by the coding sequence ATGGATGGACAAAAAAAACAGTTTATTGGCATTTGCGTCCTAGTGATTGTGTGTGTTGCAGCCTATTTTGGATTAAAGACTTATAATGAAAAGGCAGCGGAACAGGAACAGAAGGAAGAAGAAAGTAAAAAAATAGAAGCAGTAAGTATTGATAAGGATGCCGTAAAATCTTTTTCTTATCAGATAGATGGAAATACCATTACTTTTGAAAAAGAAGAATATACCTGGTATTATCAGCCGGATCATAGTATTAACATTGACCAGGATGCAATCAGTGAAATGTTGGATGCAGTAACAGCAGTGACAGCAGAAGAAAAACTAGAGAATGTAGAAGATACCAGTGAGTACGGATTTGATAGCCCTACCAATGTATTGACTTTTACCATGGAGGATGGAACCAGAACTATCACTATTGGTATGCAAAATGAAATCACCAGTGAATATTACATTATGGATAATAATTCTAGTGCTATTTATGTGGTAGAGACGAATCTGAATACAACTTTCTCGAAATCCGTTGAGGATGTGACTGCGGAAGAAGAGGAGACAGAAGATACAACAGATACAACTGGAGAATAA
- the deoD gene encoding purine-nucleoside phosphorylase gives MANTPTPHIEAKEGDFAKTVLMPGDPLRAKFIAETYLENVRCVNQVRGMLGFTGTYKGKEISVMGSGMGMPSIGIYSYELFNFYGVDNIIRVGSAGALQDDINLMDVVIGMGASMVSDFGDQFGCPGHLAPLADYNLLSKAVESAKDLGTEVRVGNILSEDAFYNDRPNPKDCFKKMGVLAVEMESGALYLNAARAGKHALCILTISDHIYRPEELTSEERQLGFGKMIEIALETAIRA, from the coding sequence ATGGCAAATACACCAACACCACATATTGAAGCAAAGGAAGGGGATTTTGCAAAAACTGTTTTGATGCCAGGAGACCCGTTGCGTGCAAAGTTTATTGCAGAGACTTATCTGGAAAATGTCAGATGTGTGAATCAGGTACGAGGCATGTTAGGGTTCACAGGAACTTATAAAGGAAAAGAGATTTCCGTTATGGGGTCCGGAATGGGAATGCCTTCTATCGGTATCTATTCCTATGAGTTATTTAACTTCTACGGCGTGGACAACATTATCCGAGTAGGTTCTGCAGGAGCACTTCAGGATGATATCAATCTTATGGATGTAGTGATTGGTATGGGAGCGTCCATGGTATCAGACTTTGGAGATCAGTTTGGTTGTCCGGGACATCTGGCACCACTGGCAGATTACAATCTACTGAGCAAGGCAGTAGAAAGTGCCAAAGACCTTGGAACAGAAGTAAGGGTAGGAAATATCTTATCGGAAGATGCTTTTTACAACGACCGACCAAATCCAAAGGACTGTTTTAAAAAGATGGGCGTTCTGGCAGTGGAGATGGAAAGCGGAGCATTATACCTAAATGCGGCAAGAGCAGGAAAGCATGCTCTTTGCATTCTGACCATTTCTGACCACATTTATCGTCCGGAGGAGTTGACTTCGGAGGAAAGACAGTTAGGCTTCGGAAAAATGATTGAGATTGCATTAGAAACAGCAATTCGTGCATAA
- a CDS encoding AzlD domain-containing protein, whose product MKNFWIYLLVMFAVTYMVRVLPFLIFRKKIENRFVRSFLAYIPYTVLGAMTFPTVFYATGSVITASAGVIVALILAYRGKGLFEVAVFASLTAFLMSLLPF is encoded by the coding sequence ATGAAAAATTTCTGGATTTATCTGCTGGTGATGTTTGCTGTGACCTATATGGTTCGAGTACTTCCTTTCTTGATTTTTCGTAAAAAAATCGAGAATAGATTTGTGCGTTCTTTTTTGGCATATATTCCTTATACGGTTTTGGGAGCTATGACCTTTCCTACTGTTTTTTATGCAACTGGGTCAGTTATTACAGCAAGTGCAGGAGTCATTGTTGCACTAATCCTTGCCTATCGTGGAAAGGGGCTTTTTGAGGTGGCGGTGTTTGCAAGTTTGACGGCATTTTTAATGTCTCTTTTGCCCTTTTAA
- a CDS encoding AzlC family ABC transporter permease — protein MNEFKQGIRDGCAIGIGYFSVSFTFGIAAVASGLDWWQALAVSFMNLTSAGQFAGITVMAAAGSYIEMAISQFIINLRYALMSISLSQKVDKNFTAGKKMVLGFAVTDEIFAVSMSREGEVSSQYFAGLTVLPLLGWNLGTLAGAVLGDVLPDNIVSALGLAIYGMFIAIVVPVAKKDKHVLMIVLLAIALSFGLYYLPGLNRISSGFAIIICAVIASAVGAWLFPVQDEAEEEMES, from the coding sequence ATGAATGAATTTAAACAGGGCATCAGGGATGGCTGTGCTATTGGCATTGGCTATTTTTCTGTGTCCTTTACTTTTGGAATTGCAGCAGTAGCAAGTGGTCTGGACTGGTGGCAGGCATTGGCAGTATCTTTTATGAATCTGACCTCTGCAGGGCAGTTTGCGGGAATTACAGTAATGGCAGCTGCCGGTTCTTATATTGAGATGGCGATATCACAGTTTATTATCAACTTAAGATATGCGCTGATGAGTATTTCACTCTCACAGAAGGTAGATAAGAATTTTACCGCAGGAAAGAAAATGGTTCTGGGGTTTGCAGTAACAGATGAAATATTTGCGGTATCCATGAGCCGGGAAGGAGAGGTTAGTAGCCAGTATTTTGCAGGACTTACGGTACTACCTCTTCTAGGTTGGAATCTGGGAACACTGGCAGGAGCAGTGCTGGGAGATGTTTTGCCAGATAATATTGTTTCGGCTTTGGGACTTGCCATTTATGGAATGTTTATAGCCATTGTGGTTCCTGTTGCCAAAAAGGACAAGCATGTGTTGATGATTGTACTTCTTGCAATAGCATTAAGCTTCGGCTTGTATTATCTGCCGGGATTAAATCGCATTTCCAGTGGATTTGCCATTATTATTTGTGCGGTTATAGCATCTGCGGTAGGAGCATGGTTATTTCCTGTACAGGATGAAGCAGAGGAGGAAATGGAATCATGA
- a CDS encoding Gldg family protein, with amino-acid sequence MWAIYKREIKSLFQSVIGWLFLAAIMALFGLYFYVYNLMYASPYISNTLSATTVILLIAVPVLTMRVLAEERKAKTDQLLLTSPVSVGDLVVGKYLAVGTIFTVSIVMIGITPLFLRIFGEIPFSECYAAVLGFWLFGMTCIAIGTFISSITESQVIAAVLTFAALFLGYMMSGITQVISSTGNIITKILNGFDLTSGLDNFFQGCLDVKAIIYYVSLSALCLFFACQAIQKRRWSMSTKKIKLGVFSSGMIAVALVAAVAVNMVASQLPEKIASIDVTSQKLYSITDNTEKILKDLKEDITIYVLAKKDSQDTNLEKTLKRYEDASSHITVEYKDPSVSPTFYREYSDTALTSNSLIVVGENRSKVIDYNDIYEYSVDYSTYQQTVSGYDAEGQLTSAISYVTSENTTVMYQISGHGEATLSGSFTDALEKQNVDVASLNLVENETIPEDAACLFMIAPKQDYSEDDVNKIKSYLENGGKAVIVGNYEAEDLTNFKTILAAYDVSIVDGMVMEGESGYYYPQAPYCLLPEIEYDTVTSEASNGYIFAPYCQGFTYPEQTEEEAESSDITYTPLLTTSESAYSKVDLANAETFNKEENDIAGPFTVGLHVSKASTEEEGESTELYLFGAADIFTDEASSYVYGNNLNLFTGITTQFSGGEAESIIPVKSYEVSSLVVSQAVVTGGMLIMLVLIPVGLLVAGIIIWARRRKR; translated from the coding sequence ATGTGGGCAATTTATAAAAGAGAAATAAAATCACTTTTTCAGTCTGTAATCGGCTGGCTGTTTTTAGCAGCAATTATGGCATTGTTTGGACTATATTTTTATGTATACAATTTGATGTATGCATCTCCGTATATCAGTAATACATTATCGGCAACCACAGTAATTTTGTTGATTGCAGTACCGGTACTTACTATGCGTGTGCTGGCAGAAGAACGCAAGGCAAAGACGGACCAGCTGCTATTAACATCCCCTGTTTCTGTAGGAGATTTGGTAGTAGGAAAGTATTTGGCAGTAGGTACGATTTTTACAGTTTCCATAGTGATGATAGGAATTACACCATTGTTTTTACGAATTTTTGGAGAAATACCTTTTAGTGAGTGTTATGCAGCAGTATTAGGATTCTGGTTGTTTGGTATGACATGTATTGCTATAGGTACTTTTATTTCTTCTATTACGGAAAGTCAGGTAATTGCAGCAGTACTGACCTTTGCGGCGTTGTTCTTAGGTTATATGATGAGTGGAATTACTCAGGTAATTTCTTCTACCGGAAATATTATAACTAAGATATTGAACGGTTTTGATTTGACTAGTGGATTGGATAATTTTTTCCAGGGATGCCTCGATGTAAAAGCTATTATTTATTATGTGTCATTGTCAGCGTTATGCTTGTTCTTTGCATGTCAAGCTATTCAAAAGAGACGGTGGAGCATGAGTACAAAAAAAATAAAGCTTGGAGTATTCAGTAGTGGTATGATTGCAGTAGCGCTTGTGGCAGCCGTGGCAGTAAACATGGTAGCATCTCAGTTACCGGAAAAGATAGCAAGCATTGATGTAACCTCTCAGAAATTATACTCTATTACCGATAACACGGAAAAGATTTTAAAGGACTTGAAAGAGGATATTACTATTTATGTTCTTGCAAAAAAGGATAGTCAGGATACCAATTTGGAAAAAACACTGAAACGGTATGAGGATGCTTCTAGTCATATTACAGTGGAGTATAAAGACCCATCCGTATCCCCAACCTTTTACAGAGAGTATTCAGACACAGCCTTAACCAGTAACAGTCTTATTGTGGTAGGAGAGAATCGTTCGAAAGTAATTGATTATAATGATATTTATGAATATAGTGTAGATTACAGCACCTATCAGCAGACAGTATCCGGTTACGACGCAGAAGGTCAGCTGACCAGTGCAATTTCTTATGTTACCAGCGAAAATACGACAGTGATGTATCAAATTAGTGGACACGGAGAAGCGACTTTGTCTGGAAGCTTTACGGATGCATTAGAAAAGCAGAATGTAGATGTTGCTTCTTTGAATTTGGTAGAAAATGAAACAATTCCGGAAGATGCAGCATGTCTTTTCATGATAGCACCGAAGCAGGATTACTCGGAAGATGATGTAAATAAGATAAAGAGTTATCTCGAAAATGGTGGAAAAGCAGTAATTGTAGGAAATTATGAGGCTGAGGATTTAACAAACTTCAAAACAATTTTGGCAGCATATGATGTAAGTATTGTGGATGGTATGGTAATGGAAGGAGAGTCAGGATATTATTATCCTCAGGCGCCATATTGCCTTTTGCCGGAAATTGAGTATGATACTGTAACCTCAGAGGCAAGCAATGGATACATTTTTGCACCTTACTGTCAGGGATTTACTTATCCGGAACAGACGGAGGAAGAAGCAGAAAGCAGTGATATTACTTATACGCCACTTCTTACCACTTCAGAAAGTGCTTATTCCAAGGTAGACTTGGCAAATGCAGAAACCTTTAATAAAGAAGAAAATGATATCGCAGGTCCTTTTACAGTGGGATTGCATGTGTCAAAAGCATCAACGGAAGAAGAGGGAGAAAGTACAGAACTTTATTTGTTTGGTGCAGCAGATATTTTCACGGATGAAGCAAGCAGCTATGTATACGGAAACAATCTGAATCTTTTTACAGGAATTACGACTCAGTTTAGTGGTGGAGAAGCAGAAAGTATAATTCCGGTAAAATCTTATGAGGTTTCCAGTTTAGTAGTGAGTCAGGCAGTGGTTACCGGTGGAATGCTGATTATGCTGGTTTTGATTCCGGTAGGATTGTTAGTAGCAGGTATTATCATCTGGGCAAGAAGGAGAAAACGATAA
- a CDS encoding HelD family protein has translation MREEQEYFDRCREVIRQNIVLYEEKAEKGKKETEELYAAVSSGDMELYDQLIVSRDMQEHNENMLRKNKAAFQKPYFGRVDYKETETGQEESLYIGKNGVSKDKTNVIVIDWRAPVSTLYYENELGAGSYDVPDIGTIPVDLQLKRTFDVNEGKLLGYYDNDTAATDELLVKYLSQNKDVILGDIISTIQKEQNEIIRETPFANVIVQGVAGSGKTTVAMHRISYILYNYEKRFTPSEFCIIGSNDMLLNYITSGLPELDVHHVKQKRMDAFFCEMLGREWKKKYKIIEPQEAFKSKLAFVKELEEYLAEMREKLLPCTPVKDERLGVILSDESIATTLQENRNASVYQICKLLNERIKNRIRFLVPEDNSDYCKEKIKEYRGYYKLEAPQKNLLNIYQNFIEQYGKKHQMDVTEWSERTRKGNFDVYDVAALALIQKRISEKEVQDQYGQIIVDEAQDFGSMVYYVLSRILSGCYFTIMGDVSQNINYETGMNDWEDLQQEIFESQRTRFHILAKSYRNTIEISEYAGKILEKASFGKYKIHPVIRHGRQVEFYKTREIAKKTAELIKEIQERGYDTTAVICRDEAEAERAREQLKGLMGVKEGEDEFQKGVMVLPIQLTKGLEFDAVILWNPDENAYQKKEGDAKLLYVAVTRALHELHVVHDTALSHLFER, from the coding sequence ATGAGAGAAGAACAGGAATATTTTGATAGGTGTAGAGAGGTCATACGGCAGAATATCGTCCTTTATGAAGAAAAGGCGGAAAAGGGAAAAAAGGAAACAGAAGAATTGTATGCAGCAGTCTCCTCCGGGGATATGGAGCTTTACGACCAGCTGATTGTAAGTAGGGACATGCAGGAACATAATGAAAATATGCTGCGGAAAAACAAGGCAGCATTTCAGAAGCCTTATTTTGGAAGAGTGGATTATAAGGAAACAGAGACCGGACAGGAGGAAAGTCTGTATATCGGGAAGAACGGAGTTTCCAAGGATAAAACGAATGTTATTGTTATCGACTGGAGGGCCCCGGTTTCCACACTGTATTATGAAAATGAATTAGGAGCCGGAAGTTATGACGTCCCGGATATTGGAACTATTCCGGTAGATTTGCAACTTAAACGAACCTTTGATGTGAACGAAGGAAAGCTTTTGGGTTATTATGACAACGATACGGCAGCTACGGACGAATTATTGGTGAAGTATCTATCCCAGAATAAGGATGTGATTCTGGGAGATATTATTTCCACCATACAAAAGGAGCAAAACGAAATCATTCGTGAAACACCTTTTGCCAATGTGATTGTGCAGGGAGTGGCAGGAAGTGGAAAGACAACGGTTGCCATGCATCGGATTTCTTATATTTTGTACAACTACGAGAAACGTTTTACACCCAGTGAGTTTTGTATTATTGGAAGTAACGATATGCTACTTAACTATATCACTAGTGGATTGCCGGAGTTGGATGTACATCATGTAAAGCAGAAGAGGATGGATGCATTTTTCTGTGAAATGCTGGGAAGAGAGTGGAAGAAAAAATATAAAATCATAGAACCGCAGGAAGCATTTAAGAGTAAATTGGCTTTTGTGAAGGAATTAGAAGAATATCTGGCAGAAATGCGAGAAAAACTGTTGCCTTGTACACCGGTGAAGGACGAAAGGCTTGGTGTGATTCTTTCAGACGAAAGTATTGCTACCACGTTGCAGGAAAATAGAAATGCTTCGGTGTATCAGATATGTAAACTTTTGAATGAGCGTATTAAGAACCGCATTCGTTTTCTGGTGCCGGAGGATAATTCTGATTATTGCAAGGAAAAGATAAAAGAGTATCGTGGATATTACAAATTAGAAGCACCTCAGAAAAATTTGTTAAATATTTATCAGAATTTTATAGAGCAATATGGCAAGAAACATCAGATGGATGTCACAGAATGGTCGGAAAGAACGAGGAAAGGGAACTTTGATGTTTATGATGTGGCAGCTCTTGCATTGATTCAAAAGCGGATTTCAGAAAAAGAAGTGCAGGATCAGTATGGACAGATTATTGTGGATGAAGCACAGGACTTTGGTTCTATGGTGTATTATGTGCTCAGCAGAATCTTGTCCGGATGCTATTTTACCATTATGGGAGATGTGTCCCAGAACATTAACTATGAAACTGGTATGAATGATTGGGAGGATTTGCAACAGGAGATTTTTGAATCACAAAGAACGCGGTTTCACATTCTGGCAAAGAGTTATCGTAATACCATAGAGATTTCAGAATATGCAGGAAAAATACTAGAAAAAGCATCCTTTGGAAAGTATAAGATTCATCCGGTTATTCGTCATGGCAGACAGGTAGAATTTTATAAGACCAGAGAGATTGCGAAAAAGACGGCAGAGCTTATCAAGGAGATACAAGAGCGAGGTTATGACACCACAGCAGTAATTTGTCGGGATGAGGCAGAGGCAGAACGAGCAAGAGAACAGTTAAAGGGATTAATGGGAGTAAAAGAAGGTGAAGACGAATTTCAGAAAGGAGTTATGGTACTTCCAATTCAGCTCACGAAGGGATTAGAATTTGATGCAGTTATTTTATGGAATCCGGATGAAAATGCTTATCAGAAGAAAGAAGGAGATGCTAAGCTTCTGTATGTAGCGGTAACTAGAGCATTGCATGAGTTGCATGTGGTGCATGACACAGCATTGTCGCACTTGTTTGAGAGATAA